From one Rhodamnia argentea isolate NSW1041297 chromosome 1, ASM2092103v1, whole genome shotgun sequence genomic stretch:
- the LOC115750135 gene encoding cytochrome P450 89A2-like, translating into MDLWFLILVTFSVAAFLGATLNLLSSAQKKKSLPPGPLKFPVVGDFLWLRKSFELEPVLRSLRSRYGPMVTLHIGSRPAIFVSSPALAHQALVHRGAVFADRPPASAAARLLSSNQHSINSSSYGPTWRLLRRNLTAENLHPSRLRSYSRARAWVLNVLAAELKSQPGGVVRVLDHFQHAMLCLLVLMCFGDGLEEEKIKQIKEVQRRLLLGQRGFSVLNFWPRLSKLVLRKLWKEFYELCECRKRVIIPLIRARLNGKREQLSKDKEDGNNGNGDRIVPYVDTLLDLELPEEKRKLEENELVTLCWEFLNAGTDTTSTALQWIMANLIKYPEIQERLYREIKSVIGQGAEQVKEEDVQRMGYLKAVVLEGLRRHPPAHFVVPHAVTEDAELGGYMIPKDGTINFMVAEMGWDPEVWEDPMAFKPERFLNCKGGGFDITGSREIKMMPFGVGRRICPGYGLAMLHLEYFVANLVWLFQWRTVAGEEVDLSEKQQFINVVMKNPLRAQICPRNLGT; encoded by the coding sequence ATGGATCTCTGGTTTCTCATCCTCGTCACCTTCTCCGTCGCCGCCTTCCTTGGAGCCACCCTCAACCTCCTCTCCTCcgcccaaaagaagaagagccTCCCTCCGGGGCCGCTCAAATTCCCGGTCGTCGGCGACTTCCTATGGCTCCGCAAGTCCTTCGAGCTCGAGCCCGTCCTCCGCTCCCTCCGCTCCCGTTACGGCCCGATGGTCACCCTCCACATCGGCTCCCGCCCCGCCATCTTTGTCTCCTCCCCGGCTCTCGCCCACCAGGCCCTAGTCCACCGCGGCGCCGTCTTCGCCGACCGCCCGccggcctccgccgccgcccgcctCCTCTCCTCCAACCAGCACAGCATCAACTCCTCCTCCTACGGCCCCACCTGGCGCCTCCTCCGCCGGAACCTCACGGCGGAGAACCTCCATCCCTCCCGCCTCCGCTCCTATTCCCGCGCCCGCGCGTGGGTCCTCAACGTGCTCGCGGCGGAGCTCAAGTCCCAGCCTGGCGGCGTCGTCCGCGTCCTCGACCACTTCCAGCATGCCATGCTCTGCTTGCTGGTCCTCATGTGCTTCGGAGACGGGCTCGAGGAGGAGAAGATTAAGCAGATCAAGGAGGTTCAGCGACGGTTGCTGCTGGGTCAACGAGGGTTCAGCGTGCTCAATTTCTGGCCGCGGCTGAGCAAGCTCGTGCTCCGGAAGCTGTGGAAGGAGTTCTATGAGCTCTGCGAGTGTCGGAAACGCGTCATCATCCCGCTCATCAGAGCTCGACTCAACGGCAAGCGAGAGCAACTGAGCAAAGACAAGGAGGACGGGAACAACGGCAACGGCGATCGGATCGTGCCGTACGTGGACACGCTCCTGGACCTGGAGCTgccggaggagaagaggaagctgGAGGAGAACGAGCTCGTGACCCTCTGCTGGGAGTTCCTCAACGCCGGCACCGACACAACGTCGACGGCACTGCAGTGGATCATGGCCAACCTGATCAAGTACCCAGAAATCCAAGAGAGGCTCTACCGTGAAATCAAATCAGTCATTGGACAAGGGGCGGAACAAGTGAAGGAGGAGGACGTGCAGAGGATGGGCTACCTGAAGGCGGTGGTACTGGAGGGGCTGCGCCGCCACCCGCCGGCGCATTTCGTGGTGCCGCACGCGGTGACGGAGGACGCGGAGCTGGGCGGGTACATGATCCCTAAGGACGGGACCATCAACTTCATGGTGGCGGAGATGGGTTGGGACCCGGAAGTGTGGGAGGACCCGATGGCGTTCAAGCCGGAGAGGTTCTTGAATTGCAAAGGCGGGGGGTTCGACATCACGGGGAGCAGGGAGATAAAGATGATGCCTTTTGGGGTGGGGAGGAGGATCTGTCCCGGATACGGGCTTGCGATGCTGCACTTGGAGTACTTCGTGGCGAACTTGGTCTGGCTGTTCCAGTGGCGGACTGTGGCGGGCGAAGAGGTCGACCTGTCGGAAAAGCAGCAGTTCATCAACGTAGTGATGAAGAACCCTTTGAGGGCTCAGATTTGTCCCCGGAATTTGGGCACCTGA
- the LOC115750137 gene encoding adenylate cyclase, terminal-differentiation specific-like isoform X1 codes for MEEAKSSAHHQQQQQQQQQLLMQHHQHQQQQQQQQQQFLLLQQLQKQQQQAAAMSRFPSNIDVHLRPPGLPHRPIQQNPSVSAPNLQHQQQQQQQRQQQQQQQQQQQEQQQQQQQQLQQQQQKVIRPGNQVELQMAYQDAWRVCHPDFKRPFSSLEDACERLLPYHVIADYEAEEDDRILDSDTTGQMPSRSQQWDHNIAAKVAEFTSTFEKQALAFNIITRKRAFGEFRSEERLMIEQFLFQEEKRAMLELRAEIESREKAGREAHEAQLRMAAMAQAEQARVGSQAHVDMMARGPIRANARGSQDNDIPMNHDLEEQEKGVNPDDMMNGWANNGQKDDKEPSEDFLNDEETENGETGVQSDWREVGEFDLNAR; via the exons atggaggaggCGAAATCGTCGGCGCACCaccagcaacagcagcagcaacaacagcaACTGCTGATGCAACACCACCAGCatcagcagcaacagcagcagcaacaacagcagTTCCTGCTCCTCCAGCAGCtgcagaagcagcagcagcaggcgGCCGCCATGTCACGGTTCCCGTCCAACATCGACGTGCACCTCCGCCCTCCGGGGCTGCCCCACCGCCCGATCCAGCAGAACCCTAGCGTCTCCGCCCCTAATTTGCAGCAccaacagcaacagcagcaacaacggcagcagcagcagcagcagcagcaacaacagcaggagcagcagcagcaacagcagcagcaattgcagcagcagcagcagaaagTGATTCGACCGGGGAATCAGGTGGAATTGCAGATGGCGTACCAGGACGCCTGGCGTGTTTGTCACCCGGACTTCAAGCGCCCTTTCTCTTCTCTCGAGGACGCCTGCGAGAg GTTACTGCCTTACCATGTGATAGCGGATTATGAGGCCGAGGAAGACGATAGAATCCTCGATTCTGACACAACAGGTCAGATGCCTTCTCGTTCACAGCAATGGGATCATAACATTGCTGCCAAAGTAGCAGAGTTTACTTCGACATTTGAGAAACAGGCCCTTGCTTTCAACATAATAACTCGGAAGCGAGCTTTTGGAGAGTTTCGCTCAGAGGAGAGGTTGATGATTgagcaatttctttttcaagaggAAAAACGGGCAATGCTGGAATTGAGGGCTGAAATCGAGTCGAGAGAGAAGGCTGGGAGGGAGGCTCATGAGGCCCAGTTGCGCATGGCGGCGATGGCACAGGCAGAGCAAGCTAGAGTTGGGTCACAGGCTCATGTGGACATGATGGCTCGAGGCCCTATAAGGGCAAATGCTCGAGGATCTCAAGACAATGATATTCCTATGAATCACGACTTGGAGGAGCAGGAAAAGGGTGTTAACCCAGACGACATGATGAATGGGTGGGCAAATAATGGACAGAAAGACGATAAGGAGCCATCTGAAGATTTCTTAAACGATGAGGAGActgaaaatggtgaaacggGCGTGCAGAGCGATTGGCGTGAAGTTGGCGAATTCGATTTAAATGCTAGATAA
- the LOC115750137 gene encoding mediator of RNA polymerase II transcription subunit 15-like isoform X2, producing MEEAKSSAHHQQQQQQQQQLLMQHHQQQQQQQRQQQQQQQQQQQEQQQQQQQQLQQQQQKVIRPGNQVELQMAYQDAWRVCHPDFKRPFSSLEDACERLLPYHVIADYEAEEDDRILDSDTTGQMPSRSQQWDHNIAAKVAEFTSTFEKQALAFNIITRKRAFGEFRSEERLMIEQFLFQEEKRAMLELRAEIESREKAGREAHEAQLRMAAMAQAEQARVGSQAHVDMMARGPIRANARGSQDNDIPMNHDLEEQEKGVNPDDMMNGWANNGQKDDKEPSEDFLNDEETENGETGVQSDWREVGEFDLNAR from the exons atggaggaggCGAAATCGTCGGCGCACCaccagcaacagcagcagcaacaacagcaACTGCTGATGCAACACCACCAGC agcaacagcagcaacaacggcagcagcagcagcagcagcagcaacaacagcaggagcagcagcagcaacagcagcagcaattgcagcagcagcagcagaaagTGATTCGACCGGGGAATCAGGTGGAATTGCAGATGGCGTACCAGGACGCCTGGCGTGTTTGTCACCCGGACTTCAAGCGCCCTTTCTCTTCTCTCGAGGACGCCTGCGAGAg GTTACTGCCTTACCATGTGATAGCGGATTATGAGGCCGAGGAAGACGATAGAATCCTCGATTCTGACACAACAGGTCAGATGCCTTCTCGTTCACAGCAATGGGATCATAACATTGCTGCCAAAGTAGCAGAGTTTACTTCGACATTTGAGAAACAGGCCCTTGCTTTCAACATAATAACTCGGAAGCGAGCTTTTGGAGAGTTTCGCTCAGAGGAGAGGTTGATGATTgagcaatttctttttcaagaggAAAAACGGGCAATGCTGGAATTGAGGGCTGAAATCGAGTCGAGAGAGAAGGCTGGGAGGGAGGCTCATGAGGCCCAGTTGCGCATGGCGGCGATGGCACAGGCAGAGCAAGCTAGAGTTGGGTCACAGGCTCATGTGGACATGATGGCTCGAGGCCCTATAAGGGCAAATGCTCGAGGATCTCAAGACAATGATATTCCTATGAATCACGACTTGGAGGAGCAGGAAAAGGGTGTTAACCCAGACGACATGATGAATGGGTGGGCAAATAATGGACAGAAAGACGATAAGGAGCCATCTGAAGATTTCTTAAACGATGAGGAGActgaaaatggtgaaacggGCGTGCAGAGCGATTGGCGTGAAGTTGGCGAATTCGATTTAAATGCTAGATAA
- the LOC115750136 gene encoding APO protein 3, mitochondrial-like: MWRRRIQNSFGLGLYVRITGETAANLIGEDNKKLLSCAYSSTSISVDLPRKLTKQDRKPMVTSVNKLKREARLVKTHRQTVQEIALKAPDNGLLVKELVPVAHEVYNSRTELFTCVSAVAKSIPIYTCSLCGEVHIGSPPHRIKTCNAGALSYKEHSWKRGGMKHILPVVESFHLYDWVGRAVSHNERLQVDRIPAIVELCVQAGIDIPEYPTRRRKFPVYNVAGRIVDYERRFPKDDLRGQGINTHGFWSRRQPSRENLPDFKPDDIQGVASRGLEAWEKMCSGAARLMEKYSVQTCGYCSEVQVGPRGHRVRNCYAHKHQMRDGQHAWQEATVGDMVPPVYVWHVRDRHGGEPLVNGLKRYYGMLPAVVELCAQAGARIGEKYAGVMREDVAVPDLDEERLVV, from the exons ATGTGGCGCAGACGAATCCAGAACTCTTTCGGTCTTGGTCTATATGTGAGGATTACTGGAGAGACTGCGGCTAACTTGATTGGCGAGGACAATAAGAAGCTTCTATCTTGTGCATACTCAAGTACGTCGATAAGCGTAGACCTACCTAGAAAGCTTACAAAGCAAGATCGGAAGCCAATGGTGACTAGTGTTAACAAACTGAAGCGAGAAGCTCGGTTGGTGAAGACGCACAGGCAGACAGTACAGGAGATTGCTTTGAAGGCTCCCGATAACGGATTGTTGGTTAAGGAATTGGTTCCAGTTGCTCATGAAGTATATAATTCCAGGACTGAACTATTCACTTGTGTGTCAGCAGTTGCTAAAAGCATCCCTATTTATACATGCag CTTGTGCGGAGAAGTTCATATTGGTAGTCCACCACACCGGATTAAAACTTGCAACGCTGGGGCTCTGTCATACAAAGAGCATAGTTGGAAACGCGGGGGCATGAAACACATCTTGCCTGTCGTTGAATCTTTCCATTTATACGATTGGGTTGGGAGGGCCGTTTCACACAACGAGCGGCTTCAAGTTGATCGGATCCCAGCAATTGTCGAATTATGTGTTCAAGCTGGCATTGACATTCCAGAATACCCCACGAGGAGGAGAAAATTTCCTGTCTACAATGTTGCAGGTAGGATCGTCGATTATGAGCGTAGGTTTCCCAAAGATGATTTACGTGGGCAAGGCATCAACACACATGGGTTTTGGAGCAGAAGGCAGCCAAGCAGAGAAAACTTGCCAGACTTCAAACCTGATGACATTCAAG GTGTTGCTTCGCGAGGCTTGGAAGCCTGGGAGAAGATGTGTTCAGGAGCAGCGAGACTGATGGAGAAGTACTCTGTCCAAACTTGCGGATATTGTTCGGAGGTGCAAGTCGGGCCCAGGGGCCACAGAGTAAGGAACTGCTACGCTCACAAGCACCAGATGAGGGATGGGCAGCATGCTTGGCAGGAGGCAACGGTTGGGGATATGGTCCCTCCAGTTTATGTGTGGCATGTCAGAGACAGGCATGGGGGCGAGCCGCTGGTAAATGGTCTAAAGAGGTATTACGGGATGTTGCCTGCAGTTGTGGAACTTTGTGCACAGGCCGGGGCACGGATAGGAGAGAAATACGCTGGTGTAATGCGAGAAGACGTAGCTGTGCCTGACTTGGATGAAGAAAGACTGGTCGTTTGA
- the LOC115750139 gene encoding universal stress protein PHOS34-like, protein MAASASEKQVMVVGVDESDYGVHALEWTIDHFFAPSMPDSPFKLIVVHAKASASSAVGLVGPGAAEVFPVVEADLKRRAARVVEKAKELCTSKSVHDVTIEVVEGDARNVLCDAVEKHHASILVVGSHGYGAIKRAVLGSVSDYCAHHAHCTVMIVKKPKTKH, encoded by the exons ATGGCGGCGTCGGCGTCCGAGAAGCAAGTGATGGTGGTCGGAGTCGACGAGAGCGACTACGGCGTCCACGCGCTCGAGTGGACGATCGACCACTTTTTCGCTCCCTCGATGCCCGATTCTCCGTTCAAGCTCATCGTCGTCCACGCGAAAGCCTCCGCTTCCTCCGCCGTCGGCCTCGTTGGACCCG GAGCTGCTGAAGTATTTCCGGTCGTGGAAGCTGATTTGAAGAGGAGAGCCGCGAGAGTTGTGGAAAAAGCCAAGGAACTTTGCACGAGTAAATCG GTTCATGATGTGACAATTGAAGTGGTGGAAGGCGATGCGAGGAATGTTCTTTGCGATGCTGTTGAAAAACACCATGCCTCAATTCTGGTAGTTGGAAGCCATGGTTATGGAGCCATAAAAAG GGCTGTCTTAGGTAGCGTGAGTGACTACTGTGCTCACCATGCTCATTGCACCGTGATGATCGTGAAGAAGCCCAAGACTAAACACTGA